ACATGCCATTGATTTCTCAACTGGTTTTCGTCTTGTTgataataaacttgaaaataaaaaatctgaacTTGACATGATAACATTGAAACAGTACAATAaacttgatttattattatgaaattacaCTTTCGATTACAATAAACTCCaacattacaaatttttataaaagaaattagaaTACCATTTTCgttatgattcaaaatttttatattataaatgatttaaaaaatcaaaaaaacccgactgagttaaatacaaaatgaaaagaCGAAAACATAtacagcagtttacatagtgactttaactttcgggacccattaaaatctacaccggCTTCAATTTTCACAATAATGGGTCGCAACTGtaaaagtcgctatgtaaactgctgtacTTGTATTTTTCTTTTCCGTTTATATTTAGCTCTGCCAggttctttgatttttttaaacctttttagtaaggatttttaaatacctattcaacgatacctcacttaccatagtttgtcggctttcattttcagcctatgCATGTATGTTTGGGAATTGAGGCGCTCTAAAGACCAAAcgcgtgaaccgattttaatgattataacgTTAAccgatttgtctatttaatagctatttaatGATACCCCATTTGGCATTCGCCGAAATTAATCCTtcctttttcacaatatgacatctggtggtcgccatattgaattttcactaTTGCTATATATCCTTATTAGCACTCTCAAGGTGAAGACAAAGACAATTCCTTTGCGTTGGCCAGTCGGGtgaaataataaagtttctGTATTGACGTATAATTTGATGTTCTATTAGGTTGTGGGCCAGGATACCGTAGTCCTTTGGAGGCAATGAAAGGTCCAAAAGAGGaacttatttatattgtttgtatACAACCAGATAAAAATCGTCAAAAACCTGATTATTTAGCAACAGTTAATGTGAATCCAGCATCGTCAACATACTGTCAAGTAATCCATCGCACCTATATGAAATATGTTGGCGATGAATTACATCACAGTGGTTGGAACATTTGTTCAAGTTGTCACGAGGATTGTACACGTAAACGTGATAAGCTTGTGTTACCATGTTTATTGTCTGATCGTGTATACATTGTCGATACTGGCAAAAATCCACGGGCACCCACTTTACATAAGGTAAATTTTAGGTTCTGTAACATATAGTGTATCATTTATTTGATACCAAATCTTGTCAACGGATTAATGGCCATCATATGTTTGGTGGCCAAGATAATCGACGAGGTATCTGACCAACGAAGTATCTGAATGGattagctttaaaaattttatgtgcaaCGCATTCCTACTCTCCATAAATAAGGTGTAAGCCTAATATGAGTACTACCTAATTTCTAGGGACGTTTCAGAAGATTAGGAAGTTCCactaaaaattcgaataaaaggCGTCGGAAACGTTTTTCATGATAAagttaatttaagttttattttattttacgtatttttgagtatttaattttataattttaatatatttaaaggtTATTGAGCCTTCGGAATTGCATAAATTCAATGTGTCTACCCCGCATACGACCCATTGTCTGGCAACAGGCGATATAATGATTTCCACAATGGGTGATGTGGAAGGAAATGGAAAAGGAGATTTCGTATTAATAGACTCTGAGACCTTCAAAGTGAAAGGTAATAAACGAAATAACTGTATAATTCCATAAACTGATtttgcatacgatatttatacTCAGGTACTTGGACGGATGGTAAAACAgcaaaatttggatatgatttCTGGTATCAACCATATTGGGATGTAATGGTTTCCTCAGAATGGGGTgctccaaaaatatttaaaaatggattTCAACCATCCGAACCACGTGATTTATCAATTTATGGACGATCGATAAACTTTTATTCGTGGTCTGAGAGGAAATTATTGCAAACCATTGATTTAGGTTTTGATGGAGTTGCGCCACTTGAAATTCGTTTTCTTCATGATCCAAAAGCTTCTGAAGGATATGTTGGATGTTGTCTTAATGGCATTGTATTTCAGTAAGATTGCTTAGACACGTTATAAATTGCTTAAacaagtatataaatttttgaatttggcGTATGCAGTTCTAGCTTGTTAGGTCTTGCAGCCAATTTGTTTTAGATCTAGGTCCAATATAATTTTGGCAGACTCTAATCTTCTCTTCGAAGATTTTCTTTTTGGGCttccgaaaaattttaattgctctaaaaaacaaaagtttatgaaTATTCGTTTAGGATGATATTCAAACAAGAAGaaagttgaaaaacaaaagaaaaagtcATTCATTCTGATATTCGAAGAAAGGCGGGATATCCTTCGCTTGAGccgttaaaaatttcaatttttggacCTTCTGTTTGGTCAAGTattgggaaaaaattatttttgtccaatattcaacaattttaatgttgtaattacaatttttttggtcATCCTGAAAGAGGGCCCTCAGTTAtgggacttttttttaaagaaaaattgttaggagtcaaaatatataaacgCTCATTTTGATATAAGTTTAGAGACacaaagcattttttttacagttttgaaCGTACGCATTCGGGAGAATGGTCTGCAACGAAAGTTATAGAAGTTCCACCAAAAAAAGTTTCTGGTTGGCCTGAGGAATATATAAAAGGTAAAACTTTATACTTTTAGAGAAATTTGAAACTCCCttgtggaaaaattatttaaagaatgaatAAGTCTTAATtagtcttagaaactctgaaaaagtcttaggagcTCTGGAAACTCTTTTctactttatataatataaaaattttattctactttattttatgtttttagccATGACTTCTGATATTCTGATTTCTTtggatgataaatatttatacattagtAACTGGCTGCATGGAGATGTAAGACAATATGACATAACCGATAGAAAACATCCAAAATTAACAGGTAATTTAAAccgtttttcattaaaaaaaattcaaaaacttgtGAAGTTTGAAACAG
The Chrysoperla carnea chromosome 4, inChrCarn1.1, whole genome shotgun sequence genome window above contains:
- the LOC123298230 gene encoding methanethiol oxidase; protein product: MSGCGPGYRSPLEAMKGPKEELIYIVCIQPDKNRQKPDYLATVNVNPASSTYCQVIHRTYMKYVGDELHHSGWNICSSCHEDCTRKRDKLVLPCLLSDRVYIVDTGKNPRAPTLHKVIEPSELHKFNVSTPHTTHCLATGDIMISTMGDVEGNGKGDFVLIDSETFKVKGTWTDGKTAKFGYDFWYQPYWDVMVSSEWGAPKIFKNGFQPSEPRDLSIYGRSINFYSWSERKLLQTIDLGFDGVAPLEIRFLHDPKASEGYVGCCLNGIVFHFERTHSGEWSATKVIEVPPKKVSGWPEEYIKAMTSDILISLDDKYLYISNWLHGDVRQYDITDRKHPKLTGQVILGGSVLSDSKIKVIEDKELKSPPNPVYVKGKRLHGSSQMIQLSLDGKRLYVSSSLFSPWDKQFYPDSIKFGSWIVKINVDTENGGMRLDDNFLVDFGAEPDGPVLAHEMRYPGGDCTSDIWLAK